From the genome of Burkholderia cepacia ATCC 25416:
CGCAACGGTGTCGAGGCCCGCCTTGTTGCCGATCGTGACCTTGAACGGGCCGTCGCCCGCGACCTGCTTCGCCTCGCCGCCACGCACCAGCCCGGAGAACAGTTCCTTGCCGCTCTTGTCGCGCACGCTGAACCAGCTGTCCTGCTTGACCTTCAGTTCGACCATCGACTGGCCGGCCGCGACCGCGACGCTCGCCGGCTGAGCCGGCGCGGCAGCGCTTGCCGCCGTCGTCGCCACGACAGGCTGCGATGCGGCGGCCGTCACGGCCGGCGCCACCGGCGCGGGCGCCGGAGCTGCCGACGCAATAACCGGTGCCGGCGCAGCAGATGCAGCAGCCGGGGCCGGAACCTCATTCGCGACCACGGCAGCCGCCCCGCTCGAGGCCGCTTCTTCAACGGTTGACGAGGATGCCGCCGCCGGCACGCTCGCGGCCGACGCATGCTCCGCGTCGCCGCTCTTGAAACGCGCGAGCAGGCTCGACGAATCGCCGCCAGTGTGCCACATCAGTACGGCGACCACCGCGACGACGACGATCGCCGTGCCCCACAGCCACGGATGATGCCGCGACGATCCGCCCAGCGGAATCGACACGCGGCCGCGCGGCAGATCCGTCCCCGACGACGCGGGCATCGACAGGTCGACTTCCGGCACCCCGCGCTCACGGCGCAACGCCTGCGCGAACGGTTCCGGATCGACGCCGAGCATCTTCGCGTAGCTGCGTACGACGCCGAGTGCAAACGTCACGCCGGGCAAATGACTGATGTCACCCGCCTCGAGCGCCCGGAGCTTCTGCGGTGCGACCTTGAGTCGCGCCGACACGTCGTCGACGGTCCATCCTCTTGCCTCCCGAAGCTGCGCCAGTCGGCTGCCGACCGCCGCAAGCGATTCCAACCCTGCCGGTGCCGGCTTCGCGCCATTCGTCTCTGCGCCGTTAGACGGCTGCGGCTCACTCATCCTTGTCCTCGCGTCGATTCTTCTTCACTGGCGGCCGCCACCGGTTCCCGCCGGCCGGCACCCGCAACTGTCCATACCATGCGCGACGCCGTGGCGCCGCGACCGATCGCTATTCGCGTGTTGTACCGCTCCAAAGGCGCTGGCATCCCCGGCCAGGCGCCCCTGTCAAATCGCCCGAACCTCGATGATTTTCCCTGCTGCGCCCGTTCGTTCCGCGAGGCGCGTGCGATCCTTCACTGCGCCGGCCAGCTGGCCGCACGCGGCATCGATGTCATCGCCGCGCGTCTTGCGCACGGTCGTGACGACACCCGCGTCGATGAGGACCTGCGCAAAGCGCTTGATCTGCTCCGGTTTCGAGCGGATGAGGCCCGATTCCGGAAACGGATTGAACGGGATCAGATTGAACTTGCACGGCACGTCGCGCGTGACGGCCAGCAGTTCGCGTGCATGCGCTTCGGTGTCGTTGACGCCGTCCAGCATGCAGTATTCGAAAGTAATGAAGTCGCGCGGCGCGACTTTCAGGTAGCGCTGGCAAGCCGCCATCAGCTCGCGCAGCGGATACTTCTTGTTGAGCGGCACCAGCTCGTCGCGCAGCGCATCGTTGGGCGCGTGCAGCGAAACGGCCAGCGCGACCGGCAACTCGGCGCCAAGGCGGTCCATCATCGGCACCACGCCGGACGTGGACAGCGTGACGCGGCGGCGCGACAGGCCGTACGCGTTGTCGTCGAGCATCAGCCGCATGGCCGGCACGACCGCGCTGTAATTCAACAGCGGCTCGCCCATGCCCATCATCACCACGTTGGTGACGACCCGCTCGGCCTTGCCGTTCGGGCCGGGTGCGCGACCCAGCGACGCTCGCAATGCAAATTCGGCCATCCGTAGCTGGCCGATGATTTCGGCTGTCGACAGGTTGCGGGAAAAACCCTGCTTGCCCGTCGAACAGAAGCGGCAGTTCACCGCACACCCGGCCTGCGACGACACGCACAGCGTGCCGCGCGTCTCTTCCGGGATGAACACGGTTTCGACCGCATTGCCGTTTCCGACGTCGATCAGCCACTTGCGCGTGCCGTCGGTGGAAACGTGATCGCTGGCGATCTCGGGCATGACGATCGACGCGCGGCCCTTGAGCTTCTCTCTCAAGGACTTCGCAAGATCGGTCATGCCGTCGAAATCGCCAGCGTTGTACTGGTGGATCCAGCGCTGCAACTGCTTGGCGCGGAACGGCTTCTCGCCAAGGCTGCCGCAGTACGCGACAAGACCCTCGGCATCGAAGTCGAGAAGATTGACGGAAGTTTCGCTCGTCATGATGTGCTGCCTTGCCGCGTGCGCTGAATCCTGCCTACTTGCTGCCAGCCAGGGCTTAGCGCGAGTAAACGTTCATTTCCGGGAAGAAGAACGCGACTTCGACCGCTGCCGTTTCCGCAGCGTCCGAGCCGTGCACGGCGTTCGCGTCGATGCTGTCTGCAAAGTCGGCGCGGATCGTGCCCTTTTCCGCCTTCTTCGGATCCGTTGCGCCCATCAGGTCGCGGTTCTTCAGGATCGCGCCTTCACCTTCCAGAACCTGGATCATCACCGGGCCCGAGATCATGAAATCGACGAGGTCCTTGAAGAACGGACGCGCTGCGTGAACCGCGTAGAACTTCTCTGCGTCAGCACGCGACAGATGTGCCATGCGCGATGCGACGATCTTCAGGCCGGCGCCTTCGAAACGGCTGTAGATCTGGCCGATCACGTTCTTTGCCACCGCATCCGGCTTGATGATCGACAGGGTGCGCTCGATTGCCATAAAAACTCCAAGAAATTAAGAAGTTACAGGTTCAAATGAATCCGCTATTGTAGCACGATCCCGTGTATCATTGCGATTGAACCCTTACACGCATGAAAGGTTCAGAATCCATATGTTTTGTGCCGCCCGGCCATTGAAACCTCCCGGCACGGAACGTATCTTAGCCATAGCTGCTCCGGTTTGCTGCGCCGCACACCGCGCGCGCCGAACCGGCCCCGGACGCCCACGCGTTCAATGTTAGGAGAAACCATGAACGACTATCCGTACAATTTCGGCCGCGGCGGTTCCGTCAGCACCGCCGAGGTTCGCAACCGCGTGCTGCGGAACACGTACTGGCTGCTCGCGCTGTCGATGGTGCCGACCGTGCTGGGCGCCTGGGTCGGCGTCGCGACGGGCTTCTCGCTGTTCGCGGCCACGAGCCCGATGATGAGCCTGCTCGCGTTCTTCGCGATCGCGTTCGGCTTCATGTTCGCGATCGAGCGGACGAAAAACAGCGCGGCCGGCGTGTTCGTGCTGCTCGGCTTCACGTTCTTCATGGGCCTGATGCTGTCGCGGCTGCTGAGCTTCATCCTCGGCTTCTCGAACGGCCCGTCGCTGATCATGCTTGCGTTCGGCGGCACCGGCATCATCTTTGCCGCGATGGCGACGATCGCCACCGTCAGCAAGCGTGATTTCTCGGGGCTCGGCAAGTGGCTGTTCATGGGCGTGATCGTCATCCTGCTTGCATCGGTCGCGAACATCTTCCTGCAACTCCCGGCGCTGATGCTCACCGTGTCGGTACTCGCGATCGCGATCTTCTCCGCCTACATGCTGTTCGACGTCCAGCGCGTCGTGAACGGCGGCGAGACGAACTACATCTCGGCGACGCTCGCGATCTACCTCGACCTGTACAACGTGTTCACGAACCTGCTCGCGCTGCTCGGCATCTTCGGCGGCAACCGCAACTGACGTTCGCCACGCATCATGAAAAAACCGGCCCGCGGGCCGGTTTTTTTTCGTCCGCCGCCCGGAACTCAGTCGCGCTCGAACAGTGCGATCGATTCGACGTGCGACGTATTCGGGAACATGTTCACGACACCGGCGCCCTTCAGGCGGTAGCCGGCCTCGTGCACGAGCAGGCCCGCGTCGCGCGCCAGCGTCGACGGGTTGCACGACACATAGACGATGCGCTTCGGCAGCGGGCCTTCACCGCTCTGCGCGATCTCGGCCAGCGCCTTCGATACCGCGAGCGCGCCTTCGCGCGGCGGGTCGATCAGGAACTTGTCGAATGCGCCGAGCGCACGGATGTCGTCGCCCGTCACTTCGAACAGGTTCCGGCACGCGAACGTCGTGTGACCGTCGACACCGTTTTCGCGCGCATTCGCCAGCGCGCGCGTCGTCAGCGTGTCGCTGCCCTCGATGCCCATCACCTCGCGCGACAGCCGCGCGAGCGGCAGCGTGAAGTTGCCGATCCCGCAGAACAGGTCGAGCACGCGGTCGTCGCGCGACGGCGCGAGCAGGCGCAGCGCACGGCCCACCAGCACGCGGTTGATCTGATGATTGACCTGCGTGAAGTCGGTCGGCTTGAACGGCATGCGGATACCGAATTCCGGCAACGTGTAATCGAGCGACACGTCGAGCGGATAGAACGGCGTCACCGTATCGGGGCCCTTCGGCTGCAGCCAGAACTGCACCTTGTGCTCGTCCGCGAACGCGCGCAGCAGCGCTTCGTCGTCCGTGTTGATCGGTTCCAGCACACGCAGCACGAGCGCCGTGACTTCCGAGCCGACCGCGAGTTCGATCTGCGGCATCCGATCGCGAATCGACAGCCCCTCGACGAGCCGGCGCAGCGGCACCAGCATCGCCGACACGTGCGGCGGCAGCACTTCGCAGCTCGTCATGTCGGCCACGTAGCTGCTCTTCTTCTCATGGAATCCGACCAGCACGCCGCCCTTCTTCGCAACGTTGCGCACGGTCAGGCGTGCGCGGTAGCGATAGCCCCACGACGGGCCGTGGATCGGCGCGAACATCGTTTCCGCGCGCAGCTTCGCCAGGTGCCACAGGTTGTCTTCGAGCACGCGCTGCTTGACCGCCACCTGTGCGCGCATGTCGAGATGCTGCATCGAGCAGCCACCGCAGGTGCCGAAGAATGCGCATTTCGGCTTCGTACGCATCACGCTCGGGCGCAGAATGTCGACAACCGTCGCCTGCTCGTAGCTCGGCTTGCGGCGGAAGCTCGAATAGGTCACGCGCTCACCCGGCAGCGCGCCCTCGACGAAGATGACCTTGCCCGGCTCGCCGTCCTCGGTAATCGTGCGGCCGACACCGCGCGCTTCCATGTCGAGCGATTCGATCTCGAGAACCGGGGCGATTCCGGGCGCGACGGGCGCATTTCTTGATTTGCGCGCAGAAGTGGGGACGGCTTCGGACACCAGCTTTTCCTGACAAACGTTGAAGAAGGCGAGATTGTAGACGACGAAGGCCCGCATCGCCCGCTTTGCATGAGGCAGGCGTCCATACTTGAGCATAGACCGCACGGCATTGCGCCGGAATGCCCAGGCACACAACACGCCCGGGCGGGCGCTGCGAAGCCGAGCGGGTGCCCCCGGGCCTGGAATCCGCCCGGCAGGAGTTTCGACCATGCGACTGATCGACTGGAACATCCAATGGGGTCGGGACGCGGACGGCGTCGTCGATCTTTCGCGCGCCGTCGCGGCGATCCGCGGGCTCGGCGACTTCGACGTGCTGTGCCTGCAGGAGGTCACGCGCGGCTTCGGCGCATTGCCCGGCCGGCCCGGCGCCGACCAGTTCGCCGAACTCGCGGCGCTGCTGCCCGGCCATACGATCGTCGAAGCGATCGGCGCCGACCTGCCGCCGATCGAAGCCGGCGCACCGCGTCGCCAGTTCGGCAATGCGATCGCGACCCGGCTGCCGGTCGGGCGCGTGCTCCGCCAGTTGCTGCCGTGGCCGGCCGACGCCGGTGCGCCGTCGATGCCGCGCGTCGCGCTCGACGTCGAGCTGCAGGCGCCCTTCGGGCCGCTGCGCGTGGTCACCACGCATCTGGAATACTATTCGGCGCGCCAGCGGCTCGCTCAGGTCGACGCACTGCGCGACCGGCACCGCGAGGCCTGCGCACACGCGGCACGACCAGCGCCCGCCGAAACTGCCGAGGGGCCGTTCAGCACGACCGGCCAGCCGTGCGATGCGATCGTCTGCGGCGATTTCAACAGCGCGTTCGGCAGCGATGCCTATTGTCGATTCCTGGCGCCGATCGCAGACGCGCCGCGCTTCGTCGACGCATGGGTCGCCCGGCACCCCGGCCGCACGCCGCCGCCGACGGCAGGTGTCTACGATACGGTGCAATGGTCGGAGGGGCCGCTCGCGTGCGACTTCGTATTCGTGACCGATACGCTGCTGCCGCACGTGATGCGCTGCGAAATCGACGGCGACGTCCGCGCATCGGATCACCAGCCGGTGCTGCTCGAACTCGATTGATCGCGCCGGCCTCGGCGCACCCCGCCTGCGCTACGCGGTGAAGCCGGCGAGGTATTCGGCCCAGTGCGACGCCGGCTCCTGCGCAAGCGAGTTCTTCACGAGCAGGATCTCGTCCGCATACTCGCTCGGCGTCAGGCCGCCGCGCATCAACTGGAACCGGCAATACAGCAGGTAGGTATTGACGACGTCGGTTTCGCAATAGTTGCGGATTTCCTCGATCCGTCCGTCCAGGAACGCCGGCCACACCTGGCTGCCGTCCATCCCGAGCTTGCCCGGAAAGCCGCACATCTTGGCGAGTGCGTCGAGCGGCGCGTTCGCGCGCGCCTGATACATCGCGAGCACATCCATCAGGTCGGTATGCCGCGAGTGATAGCGCGAGATGTAATTGTTCCACTTGAATTCGCGGTCGTCCTCGCCGAGATCCCAGTAGCGGGTCGCGGGAATGCCGTGCACGAGCGCGCGGTAATGGAGCACCGGCAGATCGAAGCCACCGCCGTTCCACGACACGAGCTGCGGCGTGTATTTCTCGATCACGCGGTAGAACGACTGGATCAGCGTGGCTTCGTTGTCCTGCGGCGTGCCGAGCGAGCGTACGCGAAACCCGTTGTTGTCACGGAACACACACGAGATCGCCGCGATGCGCTGCAGGTGGTGCGGCAGGAAATCGCCACCGGTCTTCTCGCGGCGCGCGGCGAACGCATGTTCGGCCACCGCGGCATCGTCGAGCGTCGCGGGCAGGTCTTCCAGACGGCGAATGCCGTCGACATCGGGAATCGTCTCGATGTCAAAAACAAGAATCGGAGTCATCAGTTACAGAACGGCGTCCTTGCGCACGCCGTTGGAGGCGAAAAACCGCTTGAGGCGCACCAGCGCTTCCTGCTGGATCTGGCGCACGCGCTCGCGCGTGAGCCCCATCTCGTCGGCCAGCTCCTCGAGCGTCGCCGGTTCGATGTGATTCAGGCCGAAGCGGCGCTCGATCACGTGGCGGTGCTTGTCGGACAGCCGCGACAGCCACGCGCGAGTGAGCGTCTCGAGTTCGCGGTGCTGCACTTCGGCGTCGGGCGACTGGCTCTGGTCGTCGGGCAACAGGTCGAGCAGGCTGCTCGCGGGATCGAGGTCGAGCGGCGCGTCGAGCGACGCCGTGTGCTCGTTGAGCGCGAGGATGTCGGTGACTTCCTCGGCGGTCTTGCCGGTGAGATAGGCGATGTCGTCGATGCTGGCTTCGCGGCGCTCGGCCGCTTCGCCCGTCGACATCGAATTCTTTTCGAGGTGGCGCTTCGCGCGCAGCACCTGGTTCAGTTCGCGGATCACGTGCACGGGCAGGCGGACCGTGCGGGCCTGGTTCATGATCGCCCGCTCGATGCTCTGGCGGATCCACCACGTCGCGTAGGTCGAAAAACGGAAGCCGCGCGTCGGGTCGAATTTTTCGATCGCATGCATCAGGCCGAGGTTGCCTTCCTCGATCAGGTCGAGCAGTGGCACGCCACGGTTCAGGTATCCCTTCGCGATGCTGACGACGAGGCGCAGGTTGCGCTCGATCATCACCTGCCGCGCCTCGAATTCACCGGCCTTGGCCAGACGCGAATAGCGCTGCTCCTCCTCGACGGTGAGCAGCGGCTTCACGCTGATGCGGTTCAGGTAATGCTGGATCGTGTCGGCCGTCAGTTCGGCCTGCAGCAGCGTGCGGAAATCGTCGACGTCGGGCGACGCCTCGGCCCGGCCTTCGCGCTCGTCGTCGCCACCGTCCGCCTCGGCGTCGCGCGCCTCGAGATCGCGTTCGTTATCCGCGTTGTCGTCTTCGTCGTCCGTCGAAGCACCTGCTCGCCCCACCGATGCTTGCGTGGCACGACTGATCTTCTCAGACTCGGCTTGCGGCTCGTGGCGCTTCGATTTCGGCATGGTCGTCTCGGTTATTGAGGCGGCAAATACTTCAGCGGATCGACAGGCTTACCCTGCCGGCGAACCTCGAAATGCAGCATCACGCGGTCGGAGTCGCTGTTACCCATCTCGGCGATCTTCTGCCCCTTCGTCACCGCGTCCCCCTCTTTTACCATCAAAGCGCGATTGTGTGCATACGCCGTGAGGTAAGTTGCATCGTGTTTGATGATAATGAGGTTGCCGTAGCCACGCAGGCCATTGCCGGAATAGACGACGCGGCCATCGGCTGCCGCTTTCACGGCCTCGCCGGCCGTACCGCCGATATTGACGCCCTTGTTCTTCGCGTCGTCGAACCCGTTCAGCACGGGGCCGCGCGCCGGCCACGCAAACGTCACGGGGCCGCTCGGTGCAGCTGCCGTGTCGCTCGATGCGGCTGCCGCGGCGGGCGGCGGCGCGACCGACGACGTACCGGCAGCCGGCGTTGCCGGGCCGCTACTGAGCGGCGCGGTAGCGACGGCGGCGCCCCCGATCGGCGCGGCGACCTGGGTGCCCGCGACAGCGGCACCGGCCTGCGGCGACACGCGCAGCAGCTGGTCGACTTCGATCTGATTCGGGTTCGCCAGGTTGTTCCACGCGGCGATGTCGCGATAGTTCTGCCCGTTTTCGAGTGCGATCCGGTATAGCGTGTCGCCCGGCTTTACCCGGTAGTAACCCGGCGGCGCCGGCGGAAGCGGTACCGCGGGCTGCGCGGCGGCAGTCGTGCCGAGCGAACCGGAGCGATCGACGACGGGCGCGTTGTCGAGCCGCGTCGCACAGGCGGCCAGTAGCGTGGAGAACGCAGCTACGCAGATCGCGCGCTGGGCGAGCGTGAGCGGTTCCCTGGAACGGTTGTTTTGCATCGCGCGCAACATACTCATCGGTTTCAAATTACTCCGGATTTTAAAGGGACAAAGAAAACGCGATCAAGCCGTGACTCCCGCCATTGCGCGTGCGCGACGCGCTCGACGAGCGTGAGCACCTGGTGCTGCCCGCTCTGCGCGCCGACCGGCGCGACAAGGCGCCCGCCGATCGCGAGCTGCTCGAGCAGCGCCTGCGGCACGTCGAGCCCCGCCGCCGCGATCACGATCGCGTCGAACGGGGCCGCGGACGGCAGGCCGACACGCCCGTCACCGTAGTGCAGACGGATGTTCGGCACGCGCAGCGGCCGCAGGTTCAGCTTCGCGCGCTCGTAGAGCGGCTTGATGCGTTCAATCGAATACACGTCGCGTGCCACGTGGCTCAGCACGGCGGCCTGATAGCCGCAGCCCGTGCCGATCTCGAGCACGCGCTCGAGCGTGCGGCCGGCCATCGCGAGCTCGATCATGCGCGCGACAACCGACGGCTTTGAAATGGTCTGCTGGTGGCCGATCGGCAGCGCGGAATCCTCGTAGGCCTGCGTCGCCAGCCCCGGATCCACGAACAGGTGGCGCGGCACCGCGGCCATCGCCTCCAGCACGCGCGCGTCGGTCACGCCGTTCGCGCGCAGCCGTTCGACCATCCGTTCGCGCACGCGTTCCGACGTGAGCGCGAACGCGCCGGCCGGCGCGACGCTCGGCGCGGCCGGCTTCGGCATCGCGGGCTTCAGCGCGGTCGGCTTCGGTGCGGTCGCGGGCTTCGCGGCGGGGGAACCGGGCATGGCTGTGCGCGGGGCAGCGGGTTTCACCGCAACCGGTTTCAGCACGGCCGCGGGCTTGTCGGCGGCCTTCGATGCCGCGACCGCCGCATGGCGTTCACCGGCCCGACCTTCCGACTTGCGTGGCGCTCGCTTGAGATCTTCGAGCGCGAGCGGGAACCGCTTCGCGCGCTCGCCGCTCATGAAGCCCGCCCTCCGGCGCGCGCCCATTCGCGCGTCGCGGGCAGCATCTGCGTATGCGTGAGGTCCAGCTGCAGCGGCGTGATCGATACGAAACCGTTTGCCACCGCGTGAAAATCGGTGCCTTCGCTGGCGTCCAGCGCTTCGCCCGCCGCACCGATCCAGTAGATCGGTTCGCCGCGCGGGTCGGTCTGGCGAATCACCGGCTGCGACGGATGACGTTTGCCGAGACGCGTGACTTTCCAGCCTTTCAGTTCGTCGTAAGGCAGGTTCGGAATATTGACGTTCAACAGCGGCTGTCCCGGCAGCGGATGCGCGAGGGAGTGCTCGACGATCTCCGCGGCGACGCGCGCCGCGTCCGCGAGATGGGCCCAGCCCTTGTCGACCAGCGAGAACGCAATGGCCGGCACGCCGAACATGATGCCTTCGGTGGCGGCCGCAACTGTCCCCGAATAGAGCGTGTCTTCGCCCATGTTCTGGCCGTTGTTGATCCCGGAAACGACGAGGTCCGGCCTGGCGTCGGCCATCCCTGTCAACGCGACGTGCACCGAATCGGTCGGCGTGCCGTTCACGTAGAAAAAACCCGTACTCGCTGCGCGCTGCACCGACAGCGGCCGCGACAACGTGAGGGAATTCGACGCGCCGCTGCAGTTCTGCTCGGGCGCGATCACCGTGAGTTCGGCAAGCGGCCGCAGCGCGTCGCTGAGCGCGGCGAGACCGGGGGCGAGATAGCCGTCGTCGTTGCTGAGTAGGATTCGCATCCGGCGATTGTAACCGAGGAAAGATGGCGCGAGAGCGACAGTCCGGCGACTGCGGAAGGACGGTTGCGGGCGACCGTACACGCTGCACCGCCGCGTTGCGCGGCGGCGTTCTGCGGGTTCAGGAAAACGCCTCGCCGCCCCGGGTTTTCCAGCACCAACGGCGCTCGCTTGCGGAATGTGCCCTTCGGGGAGCCCGGCGCGAGGCGACAGGTCCAGGGGCGTTCAGATCGCCCCCGCGTCGCGCAGTGCGGCAATCGCCTGCGCATCGTAGCCGAGGCCGCGCAGCACCTCGTCGGTATGCTCGCCGAGTTCGGGCCCGAGCCAGCGCGTTTCGCCCGGCGTGTCCGACAGCTTCGGCGTGATGTTCGGCAACGGAATGTCGGTGCCGTCGGCCAGCTTGAAGCGCTGGATCATCTGCCGCGCGACGAACTGCGGATCGGTGAACATGTCGGCGGCGCTGTAGATGCGCCCGGCAGGCACGTCGGCCGCGTTGAGCACGACGAGCGCTTCATCGATCGTGCGCGGCGCGAGCCATGCGGCAATCGCGTCGTCGATCTCCTGCGTGCGCGGCACGCGCCCGTCGTTTTGCGCGAGTGCGGGATCGTCGGCGAGGTCGTCGCGCTCGATCGCCTTCATCAGCCGCTTGAAGATCGGGTCGCTGTTGCCGCCGATCACGATACTGCCGTCGCGGCATGCATACGTGTTCGACGGCACGATACCCGGCAGCGACGCGCCGGTGCGCTCGCGCACCATCCCGTACACACCGTATTCGGGCACCACGCTTTCCATCATGTTGAAAACGGCTTCATACAGTGCAACGTCGACCACCTGCCCCGCGCCGCCGTTGACCTTGCGGTGATGCAATGCCATCAGCGCGCCGATCACGCCATGCAGCGCGGCGATCGAATCGCCGATGGAGATGCCGATGCGCGGCGGCGGCAGGTCGGGATACCCGGTGATGTGGCGCAGGCCGCCCATCGATTCGGCGATCGCGCCGAAACCGGGCCGGTCGC
Proteins encoded in this window:
- a CDS encoding CaiB/BaiF CoA transferase family protein, which gives rise to MSTSQGPLAGVKVLEFGTLIAGPFASRLFAEFGAEVIKIEDPNGGDPLRKWRKLHPEQGGTSLWWSVQARNKKSVTLNLKADAGKAIARQLAREADIVIENFRPGLLEKLGLGYDVLSAENPGLVMVRLSGYGQTGPYRDRPGFGAIAESMGGLRHITGYPDLPPPRIGISIGDSIAALHGVIGALMALHHRKVNGGAGQVVDVALYEAVFNMMESVVPEYGVYGMVRERTGASLPGIVPSNTYACRDGSIVIGGNSDPIFKRLMKAIERDDLADDPALAQNDGRVPRTQEIDDAIAAWLAPRTIDEALVVLNAADVPAGRIYSAADMFTDPQFVARQMIQRFKLADGTDIPLPNITPKLSDTPGETRWLGPELGEHTDEVLRGLGYDAQAIAALRDAGAI